From Pectinophora gossypiella chromosome 18, ilPecGoss1.1, whole genome shotgun sequence, one genomic window encodes:
- the LOC126374809 gene encoding phosphatidylinositol N-acetylglucosaminyltransferase subunit H-like, whose translation MLKNDETFEFENVNGVALCLKMDSRKGSPKSKHFTISYKNKEKKSPWPKISLLFAVLFNIVALSYVRISITAISVIVIVLSFLLFFWITHSVQSESLLVIPTVGIQSSVKYVYGREDHFVPWSSIDDVIINEVLKLNRVLYFLTVLVKSSGQANDNENVRLIPLFKYTKPRLVMLEKIYSELQTLLVETRMEGPAMGSGDTG comes from the exons ATGCTAAAAAATGACGAAACCTTTGAATTTGAAAACGTTAACGGTGTTGCTTTGTGTTTAAAAATGGATTCGAGGAAAGGTTCACCAaaatcgaaacattttactataTCTTACAAAAACAAGGAAAAGAAATCTCCCTGGCCGAAAATATCGCTACTATTTGCAGTATTGTTTAATATTGTAGCTCTCAGTTATGTACGAATAAGTATAACTGCGATATCTGTGATAGTAATTGTGTTATcatttttactattcttttgGATTACGCACAGTGTTCAGTCAG AGAGCCTGCTAGTGATTCCTACAGTGGGAATACAAAGTTCTGTAAAATATGTTTATGGCCGGGAAGACCACTTTGTGCCTTGGTCTAGTATCGATGATGTAATCATTAATGAAGTCCTCAAACTG AATCGTGTGCTGTACTTCCTAACTGTGTTGGTGAAGTCTAGTGGACAAGCAAATGATAATGAGAATGTTAGACTCATTCCACTATTTAAG tatacGAAACCAAGACTAGTGATGCTGGAGAAGATATATTCAGAACTCCAGACACTCTTGGTGGAAACCCGAATGGAAGGACCAGCGATGGGTTCCGGAGACACCGGTTGA
- the LOC126374797 gene encoding cilia- and flagella-associated protein 36 isoform X2 has translation MDNSDNNAWVFDSLVGFLHGPVWNVPLQTFIEEKSLPFEPTDSGEVLDRPEYKKIHDEYRNLVDVMLGSFMDDIGITADQFEAACRLSARDLAGLPAHFHRRLFEQIWAANDYEMFVKMMTHKNVELQLQALELIERRFGTMPSIFSADPEDLDSSRSDESEDWPDNDDVMTEIKKLQIDEIEGQDEVVAVPPEEMVAEKQTLLSKLHSFEKKDELLDKKQLSPEAVVKPTVIEPPKPPPKKAQVSEEEVRARQEYLKQQRDKLLALKKQVREKRLDAADTGLESGGGEGSKGSVGRPRSAKVAQAALKGTPPPPPPDAMQLRRALASKLKTEVVESNH, from the exons ATGGATAATTCAGATAATAATGCTTGGGTGTTTGATTCACTGGTGGGATTTCTTCATGGACCTGTTTGGAATGTACCACTACAGACCTTCATTGAAGAGAAATCTCTAC CCTTCGAGCCGACTGATTCTGGGGAGGTCCTGGACAGACCTGAATACAAGAAAATCCACGATGAATACCGCAATTTG GTGGACGTGATGCTCGGTTCGTTCATGGACGATATCGGCATCACAGCTGATCAGTTCGAAGCTGCATGCCGTCTCTCCGCACGAGACCTGGCAGGATTACCTGCGCACTTCCATCGCCGACTCTTTGAGCAAATTTGGGCGGCAAATGATTACGAAATGTTCGTCAAGATGATGACGCATAAAAACGTGGAACTGCAACTTCAG GCGCTGGAACTTATCGAGAGACGATTTGGGACTATGCCTAGCATCTTTTCTGCCGATCCCGAGGACTTGGATTCTTCGAGGAGTGACGAAAGTGAAGACTGGCCTGACAACGACGACGTAATGACCGAAATCAAAAA ACTGCAAATAGACGAAATCGAGGGTCAAGATGAGGTCGTAGCCGTACCGCCAGAGGAAATGGTGGCGGAGAAACAGACTCTGCTTTCGAAACTGCACAGCTTTGAAAAGAAGGACGAGCTTCTGGACAAAAAGCAGTTGAGTCCAGAGGCCGTAGTCAAACCAACTGTTATTGAACCTCCAAAACCACCGCCGAAGAAAGCACAG GTAAGTGAGGAGGAAGTGCGGGCTAGACAAGAATACCTGAAGCAGCAGCGTGATAAGCTGCTGGCGTTGAAGAAGCAAGTTCGTGAGAAGCGATTGGATGCCGCAGACACCGGACTTGAATCTGGAG GTGGTGAAGGTTCTAAAGGCAGTGTGGGCCGACCTCGCTCAGCAAAAGTGGCCCAGGCGGCGTTGAAGGGGACCCCGCCGCCACCGCCTCCTGACGCCATGCAGCTACGACGAGCGCTCGCCTCCAAACTCAAGACTGAGGTGGTAGAGTCCAACCACTGA
- the LOC126374797 gene encoding cilia- and flagella-associated protein 36 isoform X1 encodes MDNSDNNAWVFDSLVGFLHGPVWNVPLQTFIEEKSLPFEPTDSGEVLDRPEYKKIHDEYRNLVDVMLGSFMDDIGITADQFEAACRLSARDLAGLPAHFHRRLFEQIWAANDYEMFVKMMTHKNVELQLQALELIERRFGTMPSIFSADPEDLDSSRSDESEDWPDNDDVMTEIKKLQIDEIEGQDEVVAVPPEEMVAEKQTLLSKLHSFEKKDELLDKKQLSPEAVVKPTVIEPPKPPPKKAQVKQVSEEEVRARQEYLKQQRDKLLALKKQVREKRLDAADTGLESGGGEGSKGSVGRPRSAKVAQAALKGTPPPPPPDAMQLRRALASKLKTEVVESNH; translated from the exons ATGGATAATTCAGATAATAATGCTTGGGTGTTTGATTCACTGGTGGGATTTCTTCATGGACCTGTTTGGAATGTACCACTACAGACCTTCATTGAAGAGAAATCTCTAC CCTTCGAGCCGACTGATTCTGGGGAGGTCCTGGACAGACCTGAATACAAGAAAATCCACGATGAATACCGCAATTTG GTGGACGTGATGCTCGGTTCGTTCATGGACGATATCGGCATCACAGCTGATCAGTTCGAAGCTGCATGCCGTCTCTCCGCACGAGACCTGGCAGGATTACCTGCGCACTTCCATCGCCGACTCTTTGAGCAAATTTGGGCGGCAAATGATTACGAAATGTTCGTCAAGATGATGACGCATAAAAACGTGGAACTGCAACTTCAG GCGCTGGAACTTATCGAGAGACGATTTGGGACTATGCCTAGCATCTTTTCTGCCGATCCCGAGGACTTGGATTCTTCGAGGAGTGACGAAAGTGAAGACTGGCCTGACAACGACGACGTAATGACCGAAATCAAAAA ACTGCAAATAGACGAAATCGAGGGTCAAGATGAGGTCGTAGCCGTACCGCCAGAGGAAATGGTGGCGGAGAAACAGACTCTGCTTTCGAAACTGCACAGCTTTGAAAAGAAGGACGAGCTTCTGGACAAAAAGCAGTTGAGTCCAGAGGCCGTAGTCAAACCAACTGTTATTGAACCTCCAAAACCACCGCCGAAGAAAGCACAGGTGAAACAA GTAAGTGAGGAGGAAGTGCGGGCTAGACAAGAATACCTGAAGCAGCAGCGTGATAAGCTGCTGGCGTTGAAGAAGCAAGTTCGTGAGAAGCGATTGGATGCCGCAGACACCGGACTTGAATCTGGAG GTGGTGAAGGTTCTAAAGGCAGTGTGGGCCGACCTCGCTCAGCAAAAGTGGCCCAGGCGGCGTTGAAGGGGACCCCGCCGCCACCGCCTCCTGACGCCATGCAGCTACGACGAGCGCTCGCCTCCAAACTCAAGACTGAGGTGGTAGAGTCCAACCACTGA